The Kineococcus rhizosphaerae genome includes a window with the following:
- a CDS encoding TetR/AcrR family transcriptional regulator, which yields MSDRAYYPKGEARRAEILDKTLDAFSTLGYHGSSLREIARELDMTSGHLHYYFATKEELLAAVIEAWDVRNGGRDYSIDKLISSVERNTRYPGLIRLYSTLVAESARPEHPSRSFVGQRFESLVVHLSADIAHQQGEGFLDRSLDPQLTARCLVAASDGLQVQWLHGQQFNMTAHLVYVANCLGLKINGPLLQH from the coding sequence GTGAGCGATCGGGCCTACTACCCCAAGGGGGAAGCGCGTCGAGCTGAAATCCTGGATAAGACGCTTGATGCATTCTCGACCCTTGGTTATCACGGCAGCTCCCTGCGCGAAATTGCTAGAGAGCTAGACATGACTTCGGGGCATTTGCATTATTACTTTGCTACAAAAGAAGAACTGTTGGCGGCGGTGATTGAAGCATGGGATGTGCGCAATGGAGGTCGTGACTACTCTATAGACAAGTTGATAAGTTCTGTAGAAAGGAATACTAGGTACCCTGGACTGATCCGCCTCTACTCGACATTGGTGGCAGAATCGGCGCGACCCGAGCACCCATCTCGCTCTTTCGTGGGCCAGCGCTTTGAGTCTTTAGTAGTGCATCTGAGTGCCGACATCGCACATCAACAAGGGGAGGGCTTCTTGGATCGAAGCCTTGACCCCCAACTGACGGCTCGCTGCCTGGTCGCGGCCAGCGATGGTCTTCAGGTGCAGTGGCTACACGGTCAGCAATTTAATATGACAGCACATCTGGTTTACGTGGCAAATTGTTTGGGACTGAAAATCAATGGCCCATTGTTGCAACACTAG